A stretch of DNA from Thermanaerosceptrum fracticalcis:
GGGGGCAAAAATTCCTAAGGGTGTGTTGTTGTTTGGCCCTCCCGGTACTGGTAAAACACTATTAGCCAGGGCCGTGGCCGGTGAGGCCGGGGTACCCTTCTTCACCATCAGCGGTTCCGACTTTGTAGAGATGTTTGTGGGTGTAGGTGCTTCCCGGGTTAGAGATTTATTTGACCAGGCAAAAAAGAATGCTCCCTGTATTGTTTTCATCGACGAAATTGACGCTGTCGGCCGCCAGCGCGGTGCAGGATTAGGCGGGGGTCACGATGAAAGGGAACAAACCTTAAACCAGCTCCTGGTGGAGATGGATGGTTTTAATGTCAATGAGGGGATCATTATTATTGCTGCGACCAACCGTCCTGATATCCTGGACCCTGCCCTGTTACGTCCCGGGCGCTTTGACCGCCAGATCGTCGTGGATATTCCCGATGTGAAGGGACGCAAGGAGATTCTGGGTGTTCATGCCCGTGGCAAGCCATTGGCTGAGGATGTTACCCTTGACGTCTTAGCCCGCAGGACTCCCGGTTTTACCGGTGCGGATCTGGCTAATCTTTTTAATGAAGCTGCGCTTCTCGCGGCCAGGCGTAACAAAAGGCGTATCGGCATGGAAGAGCTTGAGGACTCCATTGAACGTGTGATAGCAGGCCCTGAAAAGAAAGCCCGTACCATTAGTGAATTTGAGAAGAAGCTGGTTTCTTACCACGAGGCAGGTCATGCTCTGGTGGCTGAACTCTTGCCCCATACTGACCCCCTGCATAAGGTGTCCATTATACCCCGCGGCCGGGCGGGAGGTTACACCCTGCTCTTACCCAAAGAGGACCGTCATTATATGACTAAATCCCAACTTTTGAACCAGGTGACCATGCTCCTGGGCGGTCGTATGGCGGAAAAACTGGTTCTCAATGAAATCAGTACAGGTGCCCAAAACGACTTGGAAAGGGCTACCGACTTAGTGCGTAAAATGATTACCGAATATGGTATGTCCGATGAATTAGGGCCTCTCACCTTTGGCAGAAAACAGGAACAGGTCTTTTTAGGACGGGATATTGCCCGGGACAGAAACTATTCGGAAGCGGTAGCGTACTCTATTGACAAGGAAGTACGTCGTATTGTCGATGAGTGTTATAAAGAGGCAGAAAGAATGCTCAAAGACCATATTGATGTCCTGCACCTGATTGCCCAGACCCTCATGGAAAAAGAGACCATTGAGGCCGACGAATTTGCTGCCTTAATCAAGCAGTCAGGTATTCATTCCACCAAAAACGGGGACAATAAGCCATCTTAATCTTTTAGGAGGAAGCTCATGGAAAGGACCTTTGTCATGGTTAAGCCCGATGGTGTACAGAGGGGCTTAATCGCCGAGATCATTGGGCGGTTAGAGAAAAAGGGCTATAAACTCATTGGCCTCAAAATGCTCACCTTGACCCCCGAGACGGCGGCTTTGCATTATGCGGAACATGCAGGTAAGCCCTTTTATCCCGGATTAATTTCTTTCATTACCTCGGGGCCTGTAGTAGCTATGGTCTGGGAAGGGAAAAATGCGGTGAAAGGCGTTAGGACCTTAATGGGTATCACTAACCCCACGGAAGCTATTCCCGGCTCCATCCGCGGAGATTACGGGATTGATATGGGAAGAAATGTGGTCCACGGCTCCGATTCACCCGTAAGCGCCCAGAGGGAAATCGCGATTTATTTTAAAGAAGAGGAATTAGTGGATTACCAAAGGGATATGGATAAGTGGATATATGAATAATAAAACCCAGGGCCCTAGGCCCTGGGTTTTATTATTCATGGTTGTTAGTTATTAGTATATAATAAGTTTTTTAATTGGCAAAACATACATATATTTACCTGCAAGGAGGAAATATAAATTACTATAGCGAATAACTTTAAATATTTCCCTATTTCAAATAGCGCATTTGCTTTAGGACAGCAGGGCAATTTTTATAAGGGTAACTCGAATCATATCACATAAAAGGGGGTAATACCTTTGGAATTTAATCTC
This window harbors:
- the ftsH gene encoding ATP-dependent zinc metalloprotease FtsH; protein product: MNRVLKNLAIYLLIVMIAASIFHQLGTPPKVEDPFNNDYVAFYKALEKGQVQTVKIVQEFDTRKITGTLKNGKNFELNGPPDDEKLIELIKAKDILFTHEPAPKPPWWTNLLSTLLPILLLVGVMFFMMQQTQGGGSRVMQFGKSRARLHTDDKKRVTFADVAGADEVKEELEEVVEFLKHPKKFTELGAKIPKGVLLFGPPGTGKTLLARAVAGEAGVPFFTISGSDFVEMFVGVGASRVRDLFDQAKKNAPCIVFIDEIDAVGRQRGAGLGGGHDEREQTLNQLLVEMDGFNVNEGIIIIAATNRPDILDPALLRPGRFDRQIVVDIPDVKGRKEILGVHARGKPLAEDVTLDVLARRTPGFTGADLANLFNEAALLAARRNKRRIGMEELEDSIERVIAGPEKKARTISEFEKKLVSYHEAGHALVAELLPHTDPLHKVSIIPRGRAGGYTLLLPKEDRHYMTKSQLLNQVTMLLGGRMAEKLVLNEISTGAQNDLERATDLVRKMITEYGMSDELGPLTFGRKQEQVFLGRDIARDRNYSEAVAYSIDKEVRRIVDECYKEAERMLKDHIDVLHLIAQTLMEKETIEADEFAALIKQSGIHSTKNGDNKPS
- the ndk gene encoding nucleoside-diphosphate kinase; this encodes MERTFVMVKPDGVQRGLIAEIIGRLEKKGYKLIGLKMLTLTPETAALHYAEHAGKPFYPGLISFITSGPVVAMVWEGKNAVKGVRTLMGITNPTEAIPGSIRGDYGIDMGRNVVHGSDSPVSAQREIAIYFKEEELVDYQRDMDKWIYE